Proteins encoded by one window of Dioscorea cayenensis subsp. rotundata cultivar TDr96_F1 chromosome 6, TDr96_F1_v2_PseudoChromosome.rev07_lg8_w22 25.fasta, whole genome shotgun sequence:
- the LOC120263207 gene encoding uncharacterized protein LOC120263207, which produces MTNNPLNILLEKNILTGPNYVDWLRNLRIILNLERIGYVLKADIPTEPPPEACKEEQDIYLKWLDDDLRVRSYMLASMSSDLQSSNEKMSDARSVLLHLQELYGEHSQTAQYEISRELFRAKMSEGGEVGEHVLKMISMIERLEALEFSMDYNLQVDLILQSLPDSFSQFIINFNMNEIECTLAGLLNKLVSTQSQMKTKGKDVVALTISTSRPSKP; this is translated from the coding sequence ATGACTAATAACCCActtaatattttgcttgagaaaaatatcCTTACCGGGCCCAATTATGTAGATTGGCTCAGGAATTTGAGGATAATCCTCAATTTAGAGCGAATTGGATACGTTCTTAAGGCCGATATTCCTACCGAACCTCCACCCGAGGCATGCAAGGAAGAACAAGATATTTATCTAAAATGGCTCGACGATGACTTGCGAGTGAGGAGCTATATGTTAGCCTCTATGAGCAGTGATCTGCAAAGCTCTAATGAAAAGATGAGTGATGCGAGATCGGTACTGTTGCACTTGCAGGAGCTTTATGGAGAGCATAGTCAGACTGCTCAGTATGAAATATCGAGAGAGCTTTTTAGGGCAAAGATGAGTGAGGGTGGAGAAGTTGGAGAGCATGTGCTCAAGATGATCTCTATGATTGAGAGGTTGGAAGCTCTTGAATTTTCCATGGACTACAACCTTCAGGTTGATCTTATCTTGCAGTCTCTTCCTGACTCCTTCTCtcagtttattattaattttaacatgaatGAGATTGAGTGCACACTGGCTGGTCTTCTTAACAAGCTAGTAAGTACTCAATCTCAAATGAAGACTAAAGGGAAGGATGTTGTTGCTTTGACTATCTCTACTTCTAGGCCCTCAAAGCCctag